In Lachancea thermotolerans CBS 6340 chromosome H complete sequence, a single genomic region encodes these proteins:
- the PEP8 gene encoding retromer subunit PEP8 (highly similar to uniprot|P40335 Saccharomyces cerevisiae YJL053W PEP8 vacuolar protein sorting protein that forms part of the multimeric membrane-associated retromer complex), translating into MSLFFKSPIDIEVLLDGEESRKHVEVANASNNSTAKTLKDRFPVYEDGESVSGIVTLRVKEGRKLEHLGVKVSLIGSVDISKSSSDYKKRPVDTFLSLSADLCPQGELMHSQSFPFSFKDVEKRYDSYRGKNVDVSYYVKVTVLRKSTDVVKFKRFWCLLYNSEPPAPALSKSSDDAKPVKLDIGIENCLHIEFEYSKSQYSLKDVIVGRIYFLLTRLKVKHMELSLVTRETCGLEPNQLSDTTSIRYEIMDGSPVKGETIPIRLFLGGYDLTPNSNFNHFSIRNYLSLVIIDEDGRRYFKQSEIVLYRKRN; encoded by the coding sequence ATGagtttgtttttcaagtcgCCTATCGATATAGAAGTCCTGCTTGATGGAGAAGAATCTAGGAAACATGTTGAGGTTGCCAATGCGTCCAATAACTCTACCGCGAAAACGTTGAAAGATAGATTTCCAGTCTATGAGGACGGGGAGAGCGTAAGTGGCATTGTTACCTTGAGAGTAAAGGAGGGCCGTAAGCTTGAACACCTTGGAGTAAAAGTTAGCTTAATCGGAAGTGTCGATATTTCAAAGTCTAGCTCTGATTACAAGAAGCGCCCCGTCGACacatttttgagcctttcTGCTGACTTATGCCCCCAGGGGGAATTAATGCACTCTCAAAGCTTtcctttcagcttcaaggATGTCGAAAAGCGATATGATTCTTACAGAGGCAAGAACGTCGATGTCTCATATTACGTTAAAGTCACCGTATTACGCAAATCAACTGATGTTGTGAAGTTCAAGCGTTTCTGGTGCCTACTTTACAACAGTGAGcctcctgctccagctttATCTAAGTCTTCAGACGACGCTAAGCCGGTCAAGCTTGATATAGGTATTGAAAACTGCCTTCACATCGAGTTTGAATACTCGAAGTCGCAATACTCGTTGAAGGATGTCATAGTTGGAAGGATATACTTCTTGCTTACGAGACTGAAAGTTAAACACATGGAGCTGAGCCTTGTAACGCGAGAGACATGTGGCCTAGAGCCCAACCAATTGTCGGATACAACTTCCATTCGCTACGAGATAATGGACGGATCCCCTGTAAAAGGCGAAACGATACCAATCCGGCTATTCCTGGGCGGTTACGATTTGACGCCTAACAGCAATTTTAACCATTTCAGCATCAGGAACTATCTTAGTTTGGTAATCATCGATGAAGACGGGAGAAGATACTTCAAACAATCAGAAATTGTTCTCTACCGGAAAAGAAACTAG
- the HSM3 gene encoding Hsm3p (similar to uniprot|P38348 Saccharomyces cerevisiae YBR272C) — translation MAELTNNLSSDCLLDAITTSFNTKDYVTLNKQLNRANLQLCNATTLPGNKTEFLKSLKEIFSQAPEELDHSTTAEVFERVIGLTSFDQVLEAFTVEEMGHALSSHVINLVRLACKVLSRSQPKGLFAGTGLIDLMLEQLFDASTELDIVSEIEKCLEQLTSDALIRRRILKDNLQLLLRVRSQFDPICTTRLLALMNGILPHTDRSEFQDKLFIFGETEIHKALDKDIFLFINVTDYYVSILKIMGATSEQRQFSIWVLDRVLSVVIPIYGKLYKQMHEDYMIETFGRKYLFSLFKEISMLSDSHYFEELDSRYLNLTPSNLDFSEFMKFIKPSYLMEVQHDYILGNLTVTPSNLMAWRNLISEKQSFDQVKDNLTSDAILSLPYSEQMVLLQKLTCYEYSARYLLNDLSKVMSNTLDDKSGSITEPETSELRREVLENLLTFDSGMLNVWFQPTQEAYRLLVNGGKVQDSMAHVADTYL, via the coding sequence ATGGCAGAACTCACGAATAATTTGAGCAGTGACTGTCTACTTGATGCTATCACCACTAGCTTTAACACAAAAGATTATGTGACTCTCAATAAGCAGTTGAATAGAGCTAATCTTCAACTCTGCAACGCCACCACCCTTCCAGGGAACAAgacagaatttttgaaatctctgAAGGAAATCTTCAGCCAAGCTCCTGAAGAGCTGGATCATAGCACTACTGctgaagtttttgagcgGGTGATAGGTCTGACTTCATTCGACCAAGTGCTGGAAGCATTCACAGTGGAGGAGATGGGCCATGCTCTATCAAGTCATGTGATCAACTTGGTGAGATTAGCATGTAAGGTTTTGAGCCGCTCACAGCCGAAAGGGCTCTTCGCTGGCACAGGACTTATCGACCTGATGTTAGAACAATTATTTGATGCATCGACAGAGCTAGATATTGTCAGCGAAATCGAAAAATGTTTAGAACAACTAACCTCAGATGCATTAATAAGAAGACGcattttgaaagacaacCTACAACTACTGTTGCGCGTGCGTTCCCAGTTCGATCCTATCTGTACGACCAGGCTCTTGGCTCTTATGAATGGCATTCTTCCCCACACAGATCGCAGCGAATTTCAGGATAAGTTATTTATCTTTGGTGAGACAGAAATCCACAAGGCATTGGACAAGGATATTTTCTTGTTTATTAATGTAACTGATTATTATGTTTCAATTCTGAAAATCATGGGAGCTACAAGTGAGCAGCGACAGTTTAGTATTTGGGTTTTAGACCGTGTGCTGAGTGTTGTCATACCAATTTACGGCAAACTCTACAAACAAATGCACGAGGATTACATGATTGAAACCTTTGGGCGGAAATATCTGTTCAGCTTATTCAAGGAAATTTCAATGCTCAGTGACTCTCATtactttgaagagctggacTCTAGGTACTTGAATTTGACACCTTCGAATCTAGATTTCTCTGAATTCATGAAATTCATCAAGCCATCATATCTTATGGAAGTTCAGCATGATTATATTTTGGGAAACTTGACAGTGACGCCGTCAAATTTAATGGCTTGGAGAAACCTAATATCTGAAAAACAATCCTTTGATCAAGTCAAAGATAATTTAACGTCTGACGCAATTTTGTCACTTCCCTATTCTGAACAGATGGTCTTGCTTCAGAAGCTAACATGTTACGAATACTCAGCACGCTACTTACTCAACGATCTATCAAAGGTAATGTCAAACACGCTCGATGATAAGTCAGGCTCTATCACGGAACCAGAAACATCTGAGCTAAGGCgagaagttttggaaaacttgCTCACGTTCGACAGTGGAATGCTAAATGTTTGGTTTCAACCAACCCAAGAAGCATATCGCCTTTTGGTGAATGGCGGAAAAGTCCAGGACTCAATGGCTCATGTTGCGGATACATATCTGTAA
- the MTR4 gene encoding ATP-dependent RNA helicase MTR4 (highly similar to uniprot|P47047 Saccharomyces cerevisiae YJL050W MTR4 Dead-box family ATP dependent helicase required for mRNA export from the nucleus), protein MDNDDLFDVFDEKSTDLPQLEAPPKEPIETNGEAVEEVQDVKKRHRASSEDEPKEDSATAHDSAKRPKNGKKILEKKKKSEVVPVLADSFEQEASREVNASMGLGAANSVQVEEDGKVKLSHQVRHQVALPPHYDYKPIGEHKRQNEARTYPFTLDPFQDTAISCIDRGESVLVSAHTSAGKTVVAEYAIAQSMRNKQRVIYTSPIKALSNQKYRELLADFGDVGLMTGDITINPDAGCLVMTTEILRSMLYRGSEVMREVAWVVFDEVHYMRDKERGVVWEETIILLPDKVRYVFLSATIPNAMEFAEWICKIHSQPCHIVYTDFRPTPLQHYLFPAHGDGIHLVVDEKSTFREENFQKAMASISNQVGDNPGSTNSRGKKGQTYKGGASKGDSKGDIYKIVRMIWKKKYNPVIVFSFSKRDCEELALKMSKLDFNSEDEKEALTKIFTNAIELLPETDRELPQIKHILPLLRRGIGIHHSGLLPILKEVIEILFQEGFLKVLFATETFSIGLNMPAKTVVFTSVRKWDGKQFRWVSGGEYIQMSGRAGRRGLDDRGIVIMMIDEKMEPQVAKGMVKGQADRLDSAFHLGYNMILNLMRVEGISPEFMLEHSFFQFQNATSVPLMEKKLTELSAKSESMVIEDEQNIKDYYEIQKTLDGYSEDIRQIVTHPSNVLSFLQPGRLIEVQVGNANYCWAAVVDCTKRTSKLSAVYSDHESWIVKVVVNTMYVDAPLNLIKPFNPVFPEGIRPASVGEKSVSTIIPITLNSIKSVGNLRLHMPKDILAGSQQVAVGKSIKEVRRRFSDKVPVMDPIKNMKIEDEDFQKLLQKSEVLKSRQSSNPLSGSVRLDDLYQKYNEKVSINSEIRQLKKKIQEAQAVTQLDDLRRRKRVLRRLDFCTPNDIIELKGRVACEISSGDELLLTELIFNGNFNDLTPEQAAALLSCFAFQERCKEAPRLKPELAEPLKNMREVAAKIAKIVKDSKIEIVEKDYVESFRHELMEVVYEWCKGATFTQICKMTDVYEGSLIRMFKRLEELIKELVEVSNTIGNSMLREKMEAALNLIHRDIVSAGSLYL, encoded by the coding sequence ATGGATAATGACGACTTGTTTGACGTTTTCGATGAAAAGTCTACAGACTTGCCTCAGCTAGAAGCTCCGCCAAAGGAACCTATAGAAACTAATGGAGAAGCAGTTGAGGAGGTTCAGGACGTGAAGAAGCGCCACAGAGCCTCCTCCGAAGACGAACCTAAAGAAGACAGCGCAACAGCGCACGACTCAGCTAAAAGACCCAAAAATGGGAAaaagatcttggaaaagaagaagaaatcagAAGTTGTTCCAGTCCTAGCTGATTCTTTCGAGCAGGAAGCCTCTCGCGAGGTTAATGCGTCTATGGGGCTAGGTGCTGCCAACAGCGtgcaagttgaagaagatgggAAAGTCAAACTATCGCATCAAGTCAGACACCAGGTCGCACTTCCTCCACACTATGACTACAAACCCATTGGTGAACACAAGCGCCAAAATGAAGCGAGGACGTATCCTTTTACATTGGACCCCTTTCAGGATACCGCTATCTCATGTATTGATAGGGGCGAATCGGTCCTGGTCTCTGCTCACACATCTGCGGGTAAGACTGTAGTTGCAGAGTACGCAATTGCGCAGTCGATGagaaacaagcaaagagTTATTTATACATCGCCCATCAAAGCTCTATCCAATCAAAAATACagagagcttcttgctgaTTTTGGAGATGTTGGGTTGATGACAGGTGATATAACTATAAACCCTGACGCAGGGTGCCTCGTAATGACCACCGAAATTCTAAGAAGTATGTTATACAGGGGTAGTGAAGTTATGAGAGAAGTGGCTTGggttgtttttgatgaagtgCATTACATGAGAGACAAGGAGCGTGGTGTGGTCTGGGAAGAAACTATTATTCTGCTGCCTGACAAGGTCCGTTACGTTTTCTTGTCTGCCACTATTCCTAACGCAATGGAGTTTGCTGAATGGATCTGTAAGATACATTCCCAACCGTGTCATATTGTTTACACTGATTTCCGTCCAACACCGCTTCAGCATTATCTATTCCCAGCACATGGAGATGGCATACATCTGGTTGTTGACGAGAAAAGCACGTTTAGGGAggaaaactttcaaaaggcAATGGCATCTATCAGCAATCAAGTGGGTGACAACCCAGGCTCAACAAATTCTAGAGGCAAGAAAGGCCAGACCTACAAGGGCGGCGCCTCGAAAGGTGACTCCAAAGGCGATATCTACAAGATTGTGAGAATGAtatggaagaagaaatacaATCCTGTAATTGTATTTTCCTTTAGCAAAAGAGACTGCGAGGAGCtagctttgaagatgtcAAAACTTGACTTTAACTCGGAGGATGAGAAGGAAGCGTTGACTAAAATTTTTACTAACGCCATTGAACTTCTCCCTGAGACTGACAGAGAGCTTCCTCAAATAAAACATATATTACCGCTGCTAAGAAGAGGTATAGGTATCCACCACTCGGGCCTACTACCTATTCTTAAAGAAGTGATTGAGATTTTGTTCCAGgagggcttcttgaaggttttaTTTGCCACAGAAACATTCTCTATCGGTTTGAATATGCCTGCAAAAACTGTCGTTTTCACCAGTGTGAGGAAATGGGATGGCAAACAGTTTCGTTGGGTTTCTGGTGGTGAGTACATCCAGATGTCAGGCCGTGCCGGTCGTCGTGGCCTGGATGACCGTGGTATTGTGATTATGATGATCGACGAAAAGATGGAACCTCAAGTTGCCAAGGGAATGGTTAAAGGCCAAGCTGATAGGCTAGATTCTGCCTTTCACCTCGGGTATAACATGATCTTGAACCTGATGAGGGTGGAGGGAATATCCCCAGAGTTCATGCTGGAGCATTCGttctttcaatttcagaATGCAACATCGGTTCCTCTCATGGAGAAAAAACTCACGGAACTCTCCGCCAAGTCAGAGAGCATGGTCATTGAGGATGAGCAGAACATAAAAGACTATTACGAAATTCAGAAGACCCTCGATGGCTACTCTGAAGACATTCGTCAAATAGTCACACATCCTTCGAATGTACTAAGCTTCTTACAGCCAGGAAGGCTTATTGAGGTTCAGGTGGGCAACGCAAACTATTGTTGGGCTGCCGTGGTTGACTGCACtaaaagaacaagcaagTTGTCAGCTGTTTACAGTGACCACGAGTCCTGGATTGTCAAAGTTGTTGTCAATACAATGTATGTGGATGCCCCATTAAACCTTATCAAACCATTTAATCCAGTTTTCCCTGAAGGGATAAGGCCGGCAAGCGTTGGCGAAAAGTCTGTTTCTACTATCATTCCCATTACGCTTAACTCGATTAAAAGTGTGGGCAACTTGAGGCTTCATATGCCCAAAGACATCTTAGCTGGGAGTCAGCAAGTTGCCGTGGGCAAGTCCATCAAAGAAGTCAGAAGAAGGTTTTCGGACAAAGTGCCCGTCATGGACCCTATAAAAAACATGAAgattgaagatgaagattttcaaaaactgcttcaGAAAAGCGAAGTGTTAAAGTCAAGGCAATCCTCAAATCCTTTGTCAGGTTCTGTGAGATTAGACGACCTTTACCAGAAATACAATGAGAAAGTTTCCATCAACTCAGAAATTAggcagttgaagaaaaagattcaagaagcccaaGCCGTGACACAGCTCGATGACTTACGCCGTCGTAAAAGGGTTTTACGTCGTCTCGACTTTTGCACTCCTAACGACATCATAGAATTGAAAGGCAGGGTTGCTTGCGAGATTTCCAGTGgtgatgagcttcttttaaCTGAGTTGATCTTCAACGGTAACTTTAACGACCTAACCCCAGAGCAGGCGGCTGCATTACTTTCATGCTTCGCATTCCAAGAGCGCTGTAAAGAGGCTCCAAGGCTGAAGCCTGAGCTTGCAGAACCGCTCAAAAATATGAGAGAAGTTGCTGCGAAGATAGCAAAAATTGTGAAAGACTCGAAAATCgagattgttgagaaggACTACGTGGAGAGTTTCAGACATGAACTTATGGAAGTCGTGTACGAATGGTGTAAGGGTGCAACTTTTACTCAGATTTGCAAGATGACAGATGTCTACGAAGGCTCTCTCATCAGAATGTTCAAGCGTCTTGAAGAGCTAATTAAAGAGCTGGTCGAGGTTTCCAATACCATCGGAAACTCTATGCTTAGGGAGAAAATGGAGGCTGCCTTGAATCTGATTCACAGAGACATTGTGTCTGCTGGTTCGTTGTATTTGTGA
- the IRC8 gene encoding Irc8p (weakly similar to uniprot|P47046 Saccharomyces cerevisiae YJL051W Protein of unknown function localized to the bud tip mRNA is targeted to the bud via the mRNA transport system involving She2p), with protein MRRKKPCNLVLSLTRICAALLSLSSGAFSIAVLCVGPQESCFNEAALIIILIGAIMNAMVQIALAIRDELFFKFISIFPLSMTLGSGVCYIKFLIERLPTTNISSGRAGLVTAHLSILLSTLLLSGASSSLTPQHATKESVKVHGPGGDMEPGNNEQTKVATKTVAMKNSSQTLTPEHDFQEIYSHQNWMNKYSSTYSGSESASATSVVKHSLEAQASQNSAQEQMFADPSRKISKKPKVRSFLRMRPKNKVSKDRAVLETPQMDESIQAHYVTRLSTIQDNSKSFLNVTHNLQHRDVSSKSARSSSLLSDHGKATVFDEDAFLMEKNAVHRINSALLPPSLRASDKDDKNYKWNSGISELHNSPPTSSVTEDGLDLLQENDLEDIPQAPDWSKPLDTNADTPKLLKKVNFQDWQTHSDRLLESERILSESSPKLLPGLLFQPKDRLQPEVDFSFPAQKPKLDFDDFLGHNNDDTVSELDILFRREEGGLTDKSDTADFMESILKQNDVSTNLKRLSKEMSFTSGNHSPTKSMTSIITNSANGSFKYPSRSPQKSPSKSPSKFGSMFSNAGHSQASNHIHHSRSNSQITAFLHTVANKGNTNSSVQSSPTRGGRLRRSFSKKMSLSSISFKQEEDECLHEHIRGKSIDFSYVHSLQNKHSPSKSLTLAGRRNSMFAPGDLKLRTVSAIFSEDDAGHNSTVSKLKQGIGPTEDVTNQKTEDSSTRSSQSITSETHYPQAVIGEYDREKWSTLLSMSLIDSPKSAAANY; from the coding sequence AtgcgaagaaaaaagcCATGCAACTTAGTGTTAAGCTTAACTCGAATTTGCGCAGCATTGTTGAGCCTGTCTAGTGGCGCCTTTTCCATAGCAGTGCTTTGTGTGGGACCGCAGGAGTCATGCTTCAACGAGGCAGCGTTGATAATAATTCTGATCGGCGCTATAATGAATGCAATGGTTCAAATAGCGCTAGCGATTCGGGACGAACTATTTTTTAAGTTCATCTCTATTTTTCCACTATCGATGACACTTGGGTCCGGAGTTTGCTACATTAAGTTCTTGATTGAGCGATTACCAACCACAAATATTTCTTCGGGAAGGGCTGGTCTTGTTACTGCGCATTTGAGTATCCTTCTGTCCACACTACTGTTGAGTGGAGCTTCCTCATCATTAACGCCTCAACACGCTACAAAAGAAAGCGTCAAAGTCCATGGTCCCGGCGGGGACATGGAACCCGGGAACAACGAACAAACAAAAGTAGCGACAAAGACTGTCGCAATGAAAAACTCTTCGCAAACTCTGACCCCGGAGCatgattttcaagaaatataCTCCCACCAGAACTGGATGAACAAATACTCATCCACGTACTCTGGCTCTGAGAGCGCGTCTGCAACCTCAGTAGTCAAGCACAGTTTAGAAGCGCAAGCATCCCAAAATTCGGCTCAGGAACAAATGTTCGCGGATCCAAGCCGcaagatatcaaaaaagccaaaggtGCGGTCTTTCCTCAGAATGAGACCCAAGAATAAGGTTAGCAAAGATAGAGCTGTACTTGAAACGCCTCAAATGGATGAAAGCATCCAGGCACACTATGTCACAAGGCTCTCTACTATCCAGGACAACTCCAAGAGTTTCCTAAATGTCACCCATAATCTACAACACCGCGATGTTAGCAGTAAAAGTGCGCGCTCCAGCTCATTACTTAGCGATCATGGAAAGGCTACGGTGTTCGATGAGGATGCCTTTCTGATGGAAAAGAATGCTGTTCACCGTATTAACAGTGCTCTTTTGCCTCCATCCCTCAGAGCTTCTGACAAAGACGACAAGAACTACAAGTGGAACTCCGGCATTAGTGAGCTCCACAACTCCCCGCCCACAAGTTCAGTAACGGAAGATGGCCTGGATTTGttacaagaaaatgatttgGAAGACATCCCGCAGGCTCCCGACTGGAGCAAACCCCTTGATACAAACGCAGATACCccaaagttgttgaaaaaagtCAATTTTCAGGACTGGCAGACCCATAGCGACAGGCTCCTGGAGAGCGAAAGAATTCTTAGCGAATCAAGCCCCAAGCTTCTGCCAGGACTTTTGTTTCAGCCGAAGGATCGCTTGCAACCAGAAGTCGACTTCAGCTTTCCCGCACAAAAACCTAAATTGGACTTTGATGACTTTCTTGGACACAACAACGATGACACAGTCAGCGAACTTGACATTCTCTTTCGCCGCGAAGAAGGGGGGCTGACTGATAAAAGCGATACCGCAGATTTCATGGAAAGCATCTTGAAACAAAATGATGTTTCAACGAATTTGAAACGATTATCAaaagagatgagcttcacaAGCGGCAATCACTCTCCCACGAAATCCATGACATCAATTATCACAAACTCTGCTAAtggaagcttcaaataTCCTTCCAGATCACCCCAAAAGTCTCCGTCGAAATCACCATCTAAATTTGGttcaatgttttccaaTGCTGGCCATTCGCAAGCATCGAATCACATTCATCATTCTCGATCCAACTCGCAGATCACAGCTTTTTTGCACACAGTTGCGAACAAGGGAAACACCAACAGCTCTGTCCAATCCTCTCCAACCCGCGGCGGAAGGCTTAGGAGAAGTTTCAGCAAAAAAATGTCTCTATCCAGcatctctttcaagcaagaagaagacgagtGTTTGCACGAACACATAAGAGGCAAAAGCATCGACTTTAGCTACGTGCATTCTTTGCAAAACAAACACTCGCCTTCGAAATCTCTGACGTTGGCTGGAAGGCGAAATAGTATGTTTGCCCCTGGTGACTTGAAATTAAGAACCGTTAGCGCTATATTTTCAGAGGATGATGCGGGACACAATAGTACTGTTTCAAAACTCAAACAGGGCATAGGTCCTACAGAGGATGTTACTAATCAAAAGACCGAGGACTCTAGTACGCGAAGTTCACAGTCTATCACCAGTGAAACTCACTACCCACAAGCTGTAATTGGCGAGTACGATCGAGAAAAATGGTCGACACTGTTGAGTATGTCACTAATAGATTCTCCCAAAAGTGCAGCAGCCAACTATTAA
- the TIM54 gene encoding Tim22-complex subunit TIM54 (similar to uniprot|P47045 Saccharomyces cerevisiae YJL054W TIM54 Translocase Inner Membrane 54kD Translocase for the insertion of proteins into the mitochondrial inner membrane.), with protein MSSSENPKPPQDGPKILKKPGYSNPAFKAMGIPTLRLPSRNWMIFWTVLTVSVSGIVYDKQQQKKIVKKWCKTVEPLSEEKFPVNEVPRKVTVFVAPPPSDYLDTSMSVWRRFVKPVLYSSGIDYEVFTEEKQGPIRAEVAERIRELRRELIKHEEDIKRLNDEKKIWNRCKRALTGKLQHMRSSEGLDQEIEKAAAEKFKAEFDYKNLLGVYYKNKNKSNKVVAEDALVSSPEMAGGVICIGRGAYKEYIEGVHEGILGPLEPTATTNAQTEAASEKAPALPEVLSGATQTEAKVENSNEVSENATPNTETALTNESAEAESAKDSDLDPEGSAKPKPVPKPYISPKGYESAELPQELSSPNVARDLITGIPALFYQPILVIPMPNLVGFLNIPERIYRYYRRRYLAEEYCKAAASCVLQKVRPFDGTTDLEIAKSEENDWPKKWVQQGLEKDSPWVQELQGDRRVLEKLTVYDPSLIKEE; from the coding sequence ATGTCAAGTTCTGAGAACCCTAAACCGCCTCAAGATGGTCcaaagatcttgaagaagccaGGGTACAGCAACCCTGCCTTTAAAGCCATGGGAATACCTACTTTACGTTTACCATCAAGGAATTGGATGATCTTTTGGACGGTGCTCACAGTGTCAGTCTCTGGTATAGTATACgacaagcagcagcaaaagaaaATCGTCAAGAAATGGTGCAAAACTGTGGAACCGTTATCTGAGGAGAAATTTCCAGTAAATGAGGTCCCTCGAAAAGTTACCGTGTTTGTTGCACCTCCTCCAAGCGACTACTTAGATACAAGCATGTCTGTTTGGAGACGCTTTGTAAAGCCCGTTCTTTACAGTAGCGGCATCGATTACGAAGTCTTtacagaagaaaaacagGGCCCTATCAGGGCGGAAGTCGCTGAGCGCATACGAGAACTGAGAAGAGAGTTGATCAAACATGAGGAGGACATAAAACGCTTGAATGACGAGAAAAAGATTTGGAACAGATGCAAGCGTGCTCTGACAGGCAAATTGCAGCATATGCGGTCGTCTGAAGGACTAGACCAGGAGATAGAGAAGGCCGCAGcagaaaagttcaaagctgAGTTTGACTACAAGAACCTTCTAGGAGTGTACtataaaaacaaaaacaaaagcaaCAAGGTAGTAGCCGAGGATGCGCTTGTTTCAAGTCCAGAAATGGCGGGGGGAGTTATTTGTATCGGCAGAGGTGCATATAAAGAGTATATTGAAGGTGTGCATGAGGGCATCCTTGGTCCTCTAGAGCCTACCGCGACAACAAATGCCCAGACAGAGGCGGCCTCCGAGAAAGCGCCAGCTCTCCCAGAAGTTCTTTCCGGAGCCACTCAGACTGAAGCAAAAGTCGAGAACTCCAACGAAGTCAGCGAAAATGCAACCCCAAATACAGAAACTGCACTAACAAATGAAAGTGCTGAAGCCGAGAGCGCGAAGGATTCCGATCTCGATCCTGAAGGGTCTGCGAAGCCCAAACCTGTACCCAAGCCGTACATATCACCCAAAGGCTATGAAAGTGCGGAATTACCgcaagaactttcttcCCCAAACGTCGCCCGGGACTTGATCACAGGAATCCCAGCTTTATTTTACCAGCCCATTTTAGTCATCCCGATGCCTAACTTAGTGGGGTTTCTAAACATCCCGGAACGCATATATCGGTATTATAGAAGGAGGTACTTGGCTGAAGAGTACTGCAAGGCTGCTGCCAGCTGTGTACTACAGAAAGTGAGGCCTTTTGACGGCACAACAGACCTTGAGATCGCGAAgtctgaagaaaatgacTGGCCAAAGAAATGGGTTCAACAAGGCCTGGAGAAAGATAGCCCATGggttcaagagcttcaaggtGACCGCAGGGTGTTGGAAAAGCTGACCGTTTACGACCCGTCGCTCATTAAAGAGGAGTGA